In Candidatus Vicinibacter proximus, the following are encoded in one genomic region:
- a CDS encoding dTDP-4-dehydrorhamnose 3,5-epimerase family protein, with amino-acid sequence MEFEETGFDGLYVVKMKPIVDDRGHFFRSYCAKEFNSIGVHEHFVQMNQSFNREIGTLRGMHAQTGNAAEIKFVRCLSGKVFDVVVDLRSDSASYLKYFGIELFGGDFKGLLIPKGFVHGFITLEENSVLLYHHTAFYTPQLEMCIRYNDPAVGIQWPEAVRHVSEKDLTYPLIDQNFKGLP; translated from the coding sequence ATGGAATTTGAAGAAACGGGATTTGATGGTTTGTATGTAGTCAAAATGAAACCCATTGTTGACGATCGGGGACATTTTTTCAGATCTTACTGTGCCAAAGAATTTAACAGTATAGGTGTACATGAACATTTTGTTCAAATGAATCAATCTTTTAATCGTGAAATTGGCACACTAAGAGGCATGCATGCGCAGACGGGGAATGCGGCGGAAATTAAGTTCGTGCGATGCCTGAGCGGGAAGGTTTTTGATGTGGTTGTTGATTTGCGGAGTGATTCTGCCAGTTATTTGAAGTATTTCGGCATTGAACTTTTTGGAGGAGACTTTAAAGGCTTGTTAATTCCAAAAGGTTTTGTGCATGGATTTATCACACTGGAAGAAAATTCCGTTTTGTTGTATCATCATACTGCTTTTTATACCCCGCAGTTGGAAATGTGTATAAGGTATAATGATCCTGCTGTCGGTATTCAGTGGCCGGAAGCTGTTCGTCATGTCAGTGAAAAAGATTTAACCTACCCATTAATTGATCAAAATTTCAAAGGATTGCCATGA
- a CDS encoding methyltransferase domain-containing protein, with protein sequence MSQCRHCRSELNIEFVDLGFSPPSNSFLKKEALLQPEINFPLRILVCDTCYLVQIEEYASHSDIFSSDYAYFSSYSSSWLAHAKRYTENMIERFGFNSDSQIIELASNDGYLLQYFKEKNIPVLGIEPTANTAKVAEERGIKSIVDFFGTRLAKLLVSEGYRADLLLGNNVLAHVPDINDFVQGMKILLKENGVITMEFPHLLQLIQWNQFDTIYHEHFSYLSFITVKRIFESCGLHVFDVEELSTHGGSLRIFACHEEDRTKQQTERVINMILLEEGSGLNKIETYQGFQKKAEKVKDEFVRFLIEAKTSIKYVAGYGAAAKGNTLLNFCGVRKDLLKFIVDASPHKQNKFIPGMHIPVVEESWIRKHQPDYVVILPWNIKEEISVQLDYIREWGGKFVIAVPELLIF encoded by the coding sequence ATGAGTCAATGCAGACATTGTAGATCAGAGTTGAATATTGAATTCGTTGATCTAGGTTTTAGTCCACCTTCCAATTCGTTTTTGAAAAAGGAAGCGCTGTTACAACCTGAAATTAATTTTCCATTGAGGATTTTGGTTTGTGATACATGTTATCTTGTTCAAATAGAAGAATATGCAAGTCACTCTGATATTTTTAGTTCAGACTATGCCTATTTTTCATCCTATTCTAGTTCCTGGTTAGCACATGCCAAGAGATATACAGAGAATATGATTGAGCGCTTTGGTTTTAACTCAGATTCTCAAATTATCGAACTTGCCAGCAACGATGGATATTTACTTCAATATTTTAAGGAAAAGAATATTCCTGTTTTGGGTATAGAACCCACTGCAAATACCGCTAAAGTAGCTGAGGAAAGGGGAATTAAATCCATTGTTGATTTTTTTGGGACTCGTTTGGCTAAACTTTTGGTCAGTGAAGGTTATCGTGCAGATCTATTGCTCGGAAATAATGTATTGGCTCATGTGCCGGATATCAATGACTTTGTGCAAGGAATGAAGATTTTGTTGAAAGAGAATGGAGTCATAACCATGGAATTTCCACACTTGTTGCAATTGATTCAATGGAATCAATTCGATACCATTTATCATGAGCATTTCTCTTATTTATCTTTCATCACCGTGAAAAGAATTTTTGAATCTTGCGGTTTGCATGTATTTGATGTTGAGGAACTTTCCACCCATGGTGGCTCTCTGCGAATTTTTGCCTGTCACGAAGAAGACAGGACAAAACAACAAACCGAGCGAGTCATCAATATGATTTTGTTGGAAGAGGGGAGCGGGTTGAACAAGATAGAGACTTATCAAGGATTTCAGAAAAAAGCTGAAAAAGTCAAGGACGAGTTTGTTCGCTTTTTAATAGAAGCAAAGACTTCTATTAAATATGTAGCAGGCTACGGTGCAGCTGCCAAAGGAAATACACTTCTGAACTTTTGTGGGGTAAGGAAGGATTTGCTTAAATTTATTGTTGATGCTTCACCACATAAACAAAATAAATTTATTCCGGGAATGCACATCCCTGTTGTAGAGGAGTCCTGGATCAGGAAACACCAACCAGATTATGTGGTCATACTGCCATGGAACATAAAAGAAGAAATTTCTGTGCAGCTTGATTATATTAGAGAATGGGGTGGGAAGTTTGTAATTGCTGTTCCAGAACTATTGATTTTTTAA
- a CDS encoding NAD(P)-dependent oxidoreductase: MKVLVTGASGFIGRHVVRELIERGLKPICLVRQFNSMSDLGFAHHELELIEADLETFEPHIYFADHPIPDKCIHLAWNGLPNYKAMFHIEENLPRQYKFLKSLIQAGVIDFTITGTCLEYGMQEGCLNTSNFANPLISYAIAKDSLRRFLSALQTILKFDLKWLRLFYTYGDGQSESSILSQLDKALGRGDQKFDMSGGEQVRDYLPVTELVKQIVDFSLTSGSGVFQCCSGQPIKIRDLVTNYLKVHQKNIALNLGHYPYNDYEPMEFWGEKVNHKIV, translated from the coding sequence ATGAAGGTTTTAGTTACCGGGGCTTCGGGATTTATCGGGCGACATGTGGTTAGAGAACTCATTGAAAGAGGACTCAAACCAATATGTCTTGTGCGGCAATTCAACAGTATGAGTGATTTGGGATTTGCTCACCATGAATTGGAATTGATTGAAGCAGATCTGGAGACATTTGAACCCCACATTTACTTTGCTGATCATCCGATTCCGGATAAATGCATCCATCTTGCTTGGAATGGTTTGCCAAATTATAAGGCAATGTTTCATATTGAAGAGAACCTCCCGAGACAATATAAATTTCTGAAGTCTTTGATCCAGGCAGGAGTTATCGATTTTACAATTACCGGTACCTGTCTGGAATATGGTATGCAGGAAGGATGTTTAAATACATCTAATTTTGCAAACCCTTTAATTTCTTATGCCATTGCGAAAGATTCTCTCCGCAGATTTTTATCCGCACTTCAGACTATCCTCAAATTTGATTTAAAATGGTTAAGACTTTTTTATACTTATGGGGACGGGCAATCGGAATCTTCTATCCTGAGTCAATTGGATAAAGCTTTAGGAAGAGGGGATCAAAAGTTTGATATGAGTGGAGGGGAACAGGTTAGGGATTATCTTCCGGTAACAGAGCTTGTAAAACAAATAGTGGATTTTAGTTTGACATCGGGCTCAGGAGTATTTCAATGTTGCAGTGGGCAGCCTATAAAAATTAGAGACCTCGTTACCAATTATTTAAAAGTGCATCAAAAAAACATTGCACTTAATTTGGGTCATTATCCTTACAATGACTATGAGCCAATGGAGTTTTGGGGTGAAAAAGTGAATCATAAAATTGTTTAA
- a CDS encoding cephalosporin hydroxylase family protein has translation MDPVKAFQLEREERIKSFGNNKALKEAAHQFNIVSNQEKYSYNFSWMGRPIIQYPQDMIAMQEIIWELKPDLIIETGIAHGGSLIYYASIMELIGKGEIVGIDIDIRPHNRKEIEAHPMFKRIHLIEGSSLDQQIVDRVAAFASGKGTVLVCLDSNHTHEHVLEELRLYSPFVTSGSYLVVFDTIIEDMPKGMYDRPWDVGNNAKTAVWKFLETNNGFEIDQMIDNKLLISVAPEGYLKCIR, from the coding sequence ATGGATCCGGTAAAAGCATTTCAGCTAGAAAGAGAAGAAAGAATTAAATCATTTGGAAACAATAAAGCACTCAAGGAAGCAGCACATCAGTTTAATATTGTTTCCAATCAGGAAAAATATTCCTATAATTTTTCCTGGATGGGTAGGCCTATCATTCAATACCCACAGGATATGATTGCCATGCAAGAAATAATTTGGGAGCTTAAACCTGATTTAATTATTGAAACGGGTATTGCTCATGGCGGATCTTTAATCTATTATGCTTCCATAATGGAACTCATAGGGAAAGGGGAAATTGTGGGAATAGACATTGATATCAGGCCGCACAACAGAAAAGAAATTGAAGCGCATCCCATGTTCAAAAGAATACATTTAATTGAAGGTTCTTCGCTGGATCAGCAAATTGTGGATCGTGTTGCGGCTTTTGCTTCAGGTAAAGGTACTGTGCTGGTGTGTCTGGATTCCAATCATACGCATGAGCATGTATTAGAAGAGTTAAGACTTTATTCGCCCTTTGTAACTTCCGGATCTTACCTGGTTGTCTTTGATACCATAATTGAAGACATGCCAAAAGGTATGTATGATCGGCCATGGGATGTTGGAAATAATGCGAAAACTGCGGTTTGGAAATTTTTGGAAACAAATAATGGTTTCGAAATAGATCAAATGATAGATAACAAATTGTTGATTAGTGTTGCACCGGAAGGATATTTAAAGTGCATCCGATAA
- a CDS encoding oligosaccharide flippase family protein, which translates to MNLLSKNIAANFSLQAWVLISQIILVPVYVQILGIEAYGLVGFYASLQAIFFVLEMGMGVTINQELAKVNVTEIDRRYKIDLLKTLEWVYWGMAIFIFVVIVFIQSFFSEAWGSNASLSSEKIGNCIYLMGGLLVFRFPIGLYSGALNGIQKQFALNMATIVFEVIKFVLVLLVLFYVSKDVVAYFVVNIVIACCTVIMLRFMVWRYLDAKDYFGKFKRSVLFSRWRFSLGVAGIAVVAIVLTQADKMMLAKMVSLKEFGWYTLAFTIASIPSKIVGAVATAYYPLLVQENSRNDEVSVSKIYQQASQLIAVLLVPVCMVFWSASEQILKIWFQDQDLIRIIHPLVKVFIFGFMFNGLMTMPYYLQLAYHWTKLSLLKNIIALIILVPLLYLVIQKFGINGAVWIWLVLNFSYIIFEVPLMHRRVLPKLMKSWYLETIVKPILFCGGMSVVSIWLFQFMDLPVFVYVIFLGFLTLIQMVLLNRWLSERPLHVLGNIK; encoded by the coding sequence TTGAATCTATTATCTAAAAACATCGCTGCAAATTTTAGTCTCCAGGCCTGGGTACTGATTTCTCAGATTATTCTGGTGCCTGTTTATGTCCAAATTTTGGGGATTGAGGCCTATGGACTTGTAGGATTTTATGCCAGTTTGCAGGCAATATTTTTTGTCCTGGAAATGGGCATGGGTGTAACGATCAACCAGGAATTGGCAAAGGTAAATGTAACTGAAATTGACAGACGATATAAAATAGATTTATTAAAAACTCTTGAATGGGTTTATTGGGGTATGGCAATTTTTATTTTTGTTGTGATTGTTTTTATCCAATCCTTTTTTTCTGAGGCTTGGGGATCCAACGCAAGTCTTTCTTCGGAGAAAATCGGAAATTGTATTTACCTGATGGGAGGACTTCTTGTTTTTCGCTTTCCTATCGGATTATATTCCGGAGCACTTAACGGGATCCAAAAGCAATTTGCATTAAACATGGCAACTATTGTTTTCGAGGTTATAAAATTTGTTCTAGTACTTTTAGTATTATTTTATGTTTCCAAAGATGTAGTTGCCTATTTTGTTGTGAACATTGTAATTGCCTGCTGCACGGTAATTATGTTGAGATTTATGGTTTGGAGGTATCTGGATGCTAAGGATTATTTCGGAAAATTTAAGCGTTCTGTTTTATTCTCTCGCTGGAGATTTTCACTCGGTGTTGCAGGAATTGCGGTTGTCGCTATTGTACTGACTCAAGCGGATAAAATGATGTTGGCCAAAATGGTAAGTCTAAAAGAATTTGGTTGGTATACTCTGGCATTTACGATAGCCTCCATACCTTCAAAAATTGTTGGTGCTGTTGCCACTGCATATTATCCTTTGTTGGTGCAAGAAAATTCGAGAAATGATGAAGTAAGTGTGTCAAAAATTTATCAGCAAGCCAGTCAGTTGATCGCAGTCTTGTTGGTTCCGGTGTGTATGGTTTTTTGGAGTGCTTCGGAACAAATTTTAAAAATTTGGTTTCAGGATCAGGACTTAATAAGGATTATTCATCCATTGGTAAAAGTTTTTATTTTTGGATTTATGTTTAACGGACTTATGACCATGCCATATTATTTGCAATTGGCATATCATTGGACAAAGTTATCCTTGTTAAAAAATATAATTGCATTGATCATTTTGGTTCCATTACTTTACTTGGTGATTCAAAAATTTGGTATTAATGGGGCAGTTTGGATATGGTTGGTTCTGAATTTTTCTTATATCATTTTTGAAGTTCCACTGATGCACAGGAGGGTGTTACCAAAATTAATGAAAAGCTGGTACCTTGAGACCATAGTGAAGCCTATATTATTTTGCGGAGGGATGAGTGTTGTTAGTATTTGGTTATTTCAATTTATGGATTTGCCTGTATTTGTTTACGTCATCTTTCTAGGATTTTTGACTTTAATTCAAATGGTGTTATTAAACAGATGGCTTTCAGAGCGTCCATTACATGTGCTTGGAAACATAAAGTAA
- a CDS encoding glycosyltransferase family 2 protein, translating to MSEFNKFTILIPTKNRCETLEWAMKSCLQSSYPFLSVIVSDNCSSDNTREMVASFGDPRVKYYCTPKALSMTANWEFALSKAEDGFVTILGDDDGFLPDSFERINTLLNQYKFKAISWKQSFFRWPGNHYVRIPELLSIPLKRGIEVRQCENILPKVLKCALFPGDLPWLYGGFVDVSVIRALKEKGKGRFFYSKIPDIYSAMVLASELENYIFSFAPLSIAGHSAKSNGAAQIQNKPEFEEQKNLFNKESEDIPFHANLEFVHVYPIIVWETYLQSLDAGMQKFKGLADGQVLLDLAISDAISLGFLEKERGKLERIAFKNQLKFEVPSNKIKIGLQKIFLKLNQYYMEWTGSVFINISDYKIENIFEASVKHNEIYQNYHNKLKVIVHNFFLLLKHAL from the coding sequence ATGTCTGAATTTAATAAATTTACGATTCTTATCCCTACGAAAAACCGTTGTGAAACGCTCGAATGGGCAATGAAGTCTTGTCTTCAATCTTCGTATCCATTCCTTTCTGTCATTGTAAGTGATAATTGCAGTTCGGACAATACCAGAGAAATGGTTGCTTCTTTTGGGGATCCAAGAGTAAAATATTATTGTACCCCTAAGGCTCTAAGTATGACGGCCAATTGGGAATTTGCTTTATCTAAGGCGGAAGATGGATTTGTAACTATTCTAGGAGATGATGATGGATTTCTGCCGGATAGTTTTGAAAGAATTAATACACTTCTAAATCAATACAAATTCAAAGCCATAAGTTGGAAGCAGTCATTTTTTCGTTGGCCGGGTAACCATTATGTCCGTATTCCCGAGTTGTTAAGTATACCGCTCAAAAGAGGGATTGAAGTCAGGCAGTGTGAGAATATTTTGCCTAAAGTACTAAAGTGTGCATTATTTCCAGGAGACCTGCCATGGTTGTATGGTGGATTTGTGGATGTGTCAGTTATCAGAGCTTTAAAGGAAAAAGGCAAAGGACGTTTTTTTTATTCAAAAATTCCGGATATTTATTCTGCAATGGTCTTGGCTTCCGAATTGGAGAATTATATATTTTCTTTTGCCCCCTTGAGTATCGCCGGTCACTCAGCCAAAAGTAATGGTGCTGCGCAAATTCAGAATAAACCTGAATTTGAAGAACAGAAAAATTTGTTTAATAAAGAATCGGAGGATATTCCATTTCATGCCAATCTTGAGTTTGTTCATGTTTACCCCATTATTGTATGGGAGACATACTTGCAATCCCTTGATGCAGGAATGCAAAAATTCAAGGGTCTTGCAGATGGCCAGGTGTTACTGGACCTTGCAATATCTGATGCTATTTCACTTGGTTTTCTGGAAAAAGAGAGAGGAAAATTAGAACGTATTGCTTTTAAAAATCAGTTAAAGTTTGAAGTTCCCAGCAACAAAATTAAAATCGGACTCCAAAAGATATTCTTGAAATTGAATCAGTATTATATGGAGTGGACTGGATCAGTGTTTATTAATATATCAGATTATAAAATTGAAAATATTTTTGAGGCTTCCGTTAAACATAACGAAATTTATCAGAACTACCACAACAAGTTAAAGGTTATAGTGCATAATTTTTTTTTACTATTAAAACATGCACTATGA
- a CDS encoding glycosyltransferase family 4 protein, which translates to MTISVFQLGARMKYTVPQYLHKAKILEKVYTDICVDLPPFNWSSKLIQKLPWNAIQKFIGRKVDLPQQKITHFPILGLRYFMRKRGVLNEEAECVNFIWADKNFGNAVNEKLQNELSEMLYLYNTAALTIAKENKHRKIILEQCSLPYSIYRDRIRKEMTVYSDWTRSYASDDNLPDAVHQYIQNEELEWALSDHIICPSKNVEESLIHRGVPGNKISCIPYGFTFSGQHQPRTVSTASKLKVGTIGYLTLRKGIHYFYKVASICNFAEFVAIGGDGFDLPEEKKVLLSKVIKLTGHLDRKRLLENFSKIDVLLFLTVGEGSATVVYEALSLGIPVITTAASGSIVEDGVNGFIVDPADIQRIMFLLEQMCNPEFYHFLSENALKRSIYGSSDAYGSRLVNFVQAFLQPEIKPIHLNIQ; encoded by the coding sequence ATGACTATTTCGGTTTTTCAGCTCGGTGCAAGAATGAAGTATACTGTTCCGCAGTATTTGCATAAGGCAAAAATACTAGAGAAGGTCTATACTGATATTTGTGTAGACCTTCCTCCGTTTAATTGGAGCAGCAAATTAATCCAAAAACTGCCTTGGAATGCAATTCAAAAATTTATTGGTAGAAAGGTAGATTTGCCTCAGCAAAAAATTACTCATTTTCCAATTTTGGGATTGAGATATTTTATGCGTAAAAGAGGTGTGCTAAATGAAGAAGCAGAGTGTGTTAATTTTATTTGGGCAGATAAGAATTTCGGAAATGCGGTAAATGAAAAATTGCAAAACGAACTTTCCGAAATGCTTTATCTTTATAATACAGCTGCTTTAACCATCGCCAAAGAAAATAAACACCGGAAGATAATTTTAGAGCAATGTAGTCTTCCTTATTCAATTTATAGAGATAGAATCCGGAAGGAGATGACAGTTTATTCAGATTGGACACGATCCTATGCATCTGACGATAATTTACCTGATGCTGTTCATCAATATATCCAAAACGAAGAATTAGAATGGGCATTGTCAGACCACATTATTTGCCCCTCTAAAAATGTGGAGGAATCGCTTATTCATCGAGGTGTGCCGGGTAATAAAATTTCCTGCATCCCATATGGTTTTACATTTTCTGGTCAACATCAACCAAGAACAGTATCTACAGCTTCCAAGCTAAAGGTAGGTACAATAGGATACCTCACATTACGTAAGGGTATTCATTATTTTTATAAAGTAGCTTCTATCTGTAATTTTGCAGAATTTGTTGCAATCGGTGGTGATGGATTCGACTTACCTGAAGAGAAGAAGGTGCTTTTGTCCAAAGTAATTAAACTCACCGGTCATTTAGATCGAAAAAGATTACTTGAAAATTTTAGTAAAATTGATGTGCTACTTTTTCTAACTGTTGGGGAAGGGTCTGCAACAGTAGTTTATGAGGCCTTAAGTTTAGGAATACCGGTCATTACAACTGCAGCAAGCGGGAGCATTGTGGAAGATGGTGTGAACGGATTTATTGTCGACCCAGCAGATATACAACGTATCATGTTTTTGCTGGAGCAAATGTGTAATCCTGAGTTCTATCATTTTTTGTCTGAGAATGCATTGAAAAGAAGCATTTACGGTAGTTCAGATGCATATGGTAGCAGGTTGGTTAATTTTGTACAAGCTTTTCTGCAGCCGGAAATAAAACCTATTCACTTAAATATTCAATGA
- a CDS encoding glycosyltransferase family 4 protein, with protein MKRSVEVIFLGPYPPPVNGQSVAFKMAYDKYNGSKYLCSQNLEQLPIYKKIYFGILLIFRYFFLAVSKRYKVMYLAGSRSIGGAIKDFFSILLFHYTGSRVVMHLHAAFFDRFIHSLPIYLKPFFRLAYHKVDRFIVLHECMTEEYKDFQANSQISVVHNFYDSVLDSVSLKDKPASDVIKIGYLSNLLFSKGIFILVEAFIELKKEYNNIELHLAGQYLSDSYMTADEVRKKISVLSQNKSSRIFYHGPLYGEQKKNFLINMDIFCLPSFYSSEAMPISIIEAMRCGCVIITSDHHYLPFLVGPDQGSCATAGSVESLRVNLKRYLGNIVKYESVKQGNIEFAKNNFSPEAYASKMNEIFDQELKSPYI; from the coding sequence ATGAAAAGATCAGTTGAGGTAATATTTCTTGGACCCTATCCTCCTCCAGTCAATGGGCAGTCTGTGGCTTTTAAAATGGCATACGACAAATATAATGGATCAAAATATTTATGCTCTCAAAATCTGGAACAATTACCAATTTACAAAAAAATTTATTTTGGGATTTTATTGATTTTTCGATATTTTTTTCTTGCGGTAAGCAAACGATATAAAGTTATGTATTTGGCAGGATCGAGGTCCATTGGTGGGGCAATTAAAGATTTCTTTTCCATTCTTTTATTTCATTATACAGGTAGTAGAGTGGTAATGCATCTCCATGCTGCTTTCTTTGATCGATTTATTCATTCACTCCCAATTTATTTAAAGCCATTTTTTAGGTTGGCTTATCATAAGGTAGATCGATTTATTGTCTTGCACGAATGCATGACTGAAGAATATAAAGATTTTCAGGCCAATTCTCAGATAAGTGTAGTGCATAATTTTTACGATTCCGTTTTGGATTCAGTTAGTTTAAAAGATAAACCGGCAAGTGATGTAATCAAAATTGGATATTTGTCCAACTTACTTTTCAGTAAAGGAATTTTTATTTTAGTAGAAGCATTTATTGAATTGAAGAAGGAATATAACAATATTGAATTGCATCTTGCTGGTCAATATCTTTCTGATTCCTATATGACAGCAGATGAAGTTAGAAAGAAGATAAGTGTTTTGAGTCAAAATAAATCAAGTCGGATATTTTACCATGGTCCCCTCTATGGTGAGCAAAAAAAGAACTTTTTGATTAATATGGATATTTTTTGCTTGCCTAGTTTTTATAGTTCGGAAGCCATGCCTATTTCAATTATAGAAGCGATGCGTTGTGGTTGTGTCATTATTACCAGCGACCATCATTACCTCCCATTTTTGGTTGGCCCAGATCAGGGTAGCTGTGCAACTGCAGGTTCCGTAGAATCCCTTAGGGTTAATTTAAAGAGGTATCTTGGAAATATTGTAAAATATGAAAGTGTAAAGCAAGGCAATATTGAATTTGCCAAAAATAATTTTTCACCGGAGGCTTATGCATCAAAAATGAATGAGATATTTGATCAAGAACTAAAGAGTCCATATATTTAA
- a CDS encoding bi-domain-containing oxidoreductase codes for MLQIIQDLKNGETILAEAPVPVAGKGMVLIKSHFSLVSPGTERMLVEFGKKNLIQKALDQPERVKQVISKLKTDGFKPTYEAVMRKLDTPISLGYCNAGEVVEVGEGVTEFRIGDRVISNGPHAEYVCVPKNLVAKIPSDLSYEEASFTVISAIALQGIRLVHPGFGETVVVIGLGLIGLITVQLLASNGCKVIAFDLDESRVDLAKKYGAHAYLSEGNDQDDLKVKQLSNEYGADAVIITATSSSQEIIHQAAQMSRKRGRIVLVGVVGLHLQRADFYEKELSFQVSCSYGPGRYDENYEQKGNDYPLPYVRWTEKRNFEAILLALSLNKIEVKSLIGKIVGLDEFDSIYQNIGGNRDITSLIRYDIHKEEKKIQTAFVEKKYSSSQNGIGIIGAGNFTSSTILPILTKLNAPIHVICGNKGWTAGQLAKQFKIPHCASSFIEILQDENVNTVMITTRHNSHASLVLAGLNAGKNVYVEKPLAINLKELNEIAQAVVTNKGSLTVGFNRRFAPMIQQLKNELSNSEAPIQIVATMNAGSLPMEHWTKSVDQGGRIIGEACHYFDLTSFLCNSPIVEVYMQSLGLNAGLDTDHASIILRMQNGSSAVINYFTNGAKDYPKERIEVHQLNRTAVIDNFKRIDYYGFKKRSNSSVQDKGHSAQFKTWLNFISNGGSAPIPFESLWNISYASIMAIESFKENKPISF; via the coding sequence ATGTTGCAAATAATTCAAGATCTTAAGAATGGTGAAACGATCCTTGCAGAGGCTCCTGTTCCTGTTGCCGGTAAGGGGATGGTATTAATTAAAAGTCATTTTAGTCTGGTTTCACCGGGGACAGAAAGGATGTTGGTTGAATTTGGTAAAAAAAATCTTATTCAAAAAGCCTTGGATCAGCCGGAAAGAGTAAAACAAGTCATCAGTAAGTTGAAAACCGATGGCTTCAAACCTACATATGAAGCAGTGATGCGCAAGCTGGATACACCAATTTCCCTTGGGTATTGTAACGCTGGCGAAGTAGTTGAAGTAGGCGAGGGGGTGACAGAATTTCGTATTGGCGACCGTGTGATTTCAAATGGACCACATGCAGAATATGTCTGTGTACCTAAAAATCTTGTAGCAAAAATACCTTCAGACCTAAGCTATGAAGAAGCAAGTTTTACCGTGATTTCTGCTATAGCGCTACAGGGTATTAGATTGGTGCATCCCGGATTTGGCGAAACTGTTGTGGTTATTGGATTGGGATTAATAGGACTCATTACAGTCCAATTGCTTGCCAGTAATGGTTGCAAGGTAATTGCTTTTGATCTGGACGAAAGTCGAGTTGATTTAGCCAAAAAATATGGCGCCCACGCGTATTTATCTGAAGGAAACGATCAAGATGATTTGAAAGTTAAACAACTCAGTAATGAATATGGTGCAGATGCTGTTATCATCACAGCAACTTCTTCTTCTCAGGAAATTATTCATCAAGCAGCTCAAATGTCCAGAAAGAGAGGAAGGATAGTTTTGGTTGGGGTGGTTGGATTACACCTGCAAAGGGCAGATTTTTATGAAAAGGAATTAAGTTTTCAGGTATCTTGTTCTTATGGTCCTGGACGGTATGATGAAAATTACGAACAGAAAGGAAATGACTATCCACTTCCTTATGTAAGGTGGACAGAAAAGAGAAATTTTGAGGCAATACTTCTTGCTTTGTCTTTAAATAAAATTGAAGTCAAATCTTTAATTGGAAAAATTGTTGGATTGGATGAGTTTGATTCCATTTATCAAAACATTGGTGGCAACAGAGATATAACTTCACTCATTCGATATGATATCCATAAGGAGGAAAAGAAAATACAAACGGCATTCGTTGAAAAGAAATATTCGTCAAGCCAGAATGGCATAGGAATAATTGGCGCTGGAAATTTTACCTCGTCTACGATTCTACCTATCCTAACCAAATTAAATGCACCCATCCATGTCATTTGTGGAAATAAGGGATGGACAGCCGGCCAGCTTGCAAAGCAATTTAAAATTCCGCATTGTGCATCTTCCTTCATTGAAATACTTCAAGATGAAAATGTAAACACGGTCATGATTACGACCAGACACAACAGTCATGCATCATTAGTTCTCGCCGGATTGAATGCCGGAAAAAATGTTTATGTAGAAAAACCTCTTGCAATAAATCTAAAAGAACTTAACGAAATAGCCCAGGCCGTCGTAACCAATAAAGGAAGTCTCACAGTTGGATTTAACAGAAGGTTTGCACCAATGATACAGCAATTGAAAAATGAATTATCAAACAGCGAAGCTCCTATCCAGATTGTTGCCACGATGAATGCCGGGTCATTACCTATGGAACATTGGACCAAATCCGTTGATCAAGGCGGCCGAATTATTGGGGAAGCATGCCACTATTTTGACCTGACTTCATTTTTATGCAATAGTCCAATTGTAGAGGTATACATGCAATCTTTAGGGTTAAATGCAGGGTTAGATACGGATCACGCCAGCATAATTTTAAGAATGCAAAATGGAAGTTCTGCTGTCATCAACTATTTCACCAATGGGGCTAAAGATTATCCCAAAGAGCGGATAGAAGTACATCAACTAAACCGTACAGCCGTTATAGACAACTTTAAAAGAATTGACTATTATGGTTTTAAAAAACGCAGCAATTCTTCTGTTCAGGACAAAGGACATAGTGCCCAATTTAAAACCTGGTTGAATTTCATTTCTAATGGTGGAAGTGCACCTATTCCATTTGAATCTTTGTGGAACATAAGTTATGCCAGCATAATGGCTATTGAATCCTTTAAGGAAAATAAACCTATCTCCTTTTAA